Proteins encoded within one genomic window of Streptomyces sp. NBC_00523:
- a CDS encoding AlkA N-terminal domain-containing protein — protein sequence MHTDTERCVRAVQSKDARFDGWFFTAVLTTRIYCRPSCPVVPPKAENMTFYPSAAACQQAGFRACKRCRPDTSPGSPEWNARADSVARAIRLIRDGVVDREGVPGLAARLGYSPRQIERQLLAELGAGPLALARAQRAQTARVLIETTALPMAEIAFAAGFSSVRTFNDTVREVFALAPGELRTRAARTAPAPATPGVITLRLPYRAPLNPSNLFGHLAATAVPGVEEWRDGAYRRTLALPHGHGIVALTPRPDHVACRLSLTDPRDLTLAISRCRWLLDLDADPVAVDEQLRTDPLLAPLVDTAPGRRVPRTVDGAEFAVRAVLGQQVSTAAARTHAARLVTAHGTPVDDPEGGLTHLFPDPEALAGLDPEQLALPRSRRRTLTTLVQALADGSLRLGPDSDWDRARAELAALPGFGPWTVEVIAMRALGDPDAFLPTDLGIRRSAQQLGLPSTPAALTARAAGWRPWRAYAVQYLWTVDDHPINHLPDAEGSAP from the coding sequence GCGGTCCAATCCAAGGACGCCCGCTTCGACGGCTGGTTCTTCACGGCCGTCCTGACCACCCGGATCTACTGCCGCCCCAGCTGCCCCGTCGTGCCGCCCAAGGCCGAGAACATGACGTTCTACCCGAGCGCGGCCGCCTGCCAGCAGGCCGGGTTCCGGGCCTGCAAGCGGTGCCGCCCCGACACCAGCCCCGGATCCCCGGAGTGGAACGCCCGCGCCGACTCGGTGGCCCGCGCGATACGGCTCATCCGGGACGGCGTCGTGGACCGCGAAGGCGTCCCCGGCCTCGCCGCCCGCCTCGGCTACTCGCCCCGCCAGATCGAACGCCAGCTGCTCGCCGAGCTGGGCGCCGGGCCGCTCGCCCTGGCCCGCGCCCAGCGCGCCCAGACCGCCCGGGTGCTCATCGAGACCACCGCGCTCCCCATGGCCGAGATCGCCTTCGCCGCCGGGTTCTCCTCGGTGCGCACCTTCAACGACACCGTCCGCGAGGTCTTCGCCCTCGCCCCCGGCGAACTGCGCACCCGGGCCGCCCGCACCGCACCCGCGCCCGCCACCCCGGGCGTCATCACGCTGCGCCTGCCGTACCGCGCCCCGCTCAACCCCAGCAACCTCTTCGGCCACCTCGCGGCGACCGCCGTCCCCGGGGTCGAGGAGTGGCGCGACGGCGCGTACCGCCGCACCCTCGCCCTGCCGCACGGCCACGGCATCGTCGCCCTGACCCCGCGCCCCGACCACGTCGCCTGCCGGCTCTCCCTCACCGACCCGCGCGACCTGACCCTCGCCATCAGCCGGTGCCGCTGGCTCCTCGACCTGGACGCCGACCCGGTCGCCGTGGACGAACAGCTGCGCACCGACCCGCTGCTCGCCCCGCTGGTCGACACGGCACCGGGCCGCCGGGTGCCGAGGACCGTCGACGGCGCCGAGTTCGCCGTCCGCGCCGTGCTCGGCCAGCAGGTGTCCACCGCCGCCGCCCGCACCCACGCCGCCCGTCTGGTCACCGCCCACGGCACCCCGGTGGACGACCCCGAGGGCGGACTCACCCACCTCTTCCCGGACCCGGAGGCGCTGGCCGGACTCGACCCCGAGCAGCTGGCCCTCCCGCGCAGCCGCCGCCGCACGCTCACCACCCTCGTCCAGGCCCTCGCGGACGGTTCGCTGCGCCTCGGCCCCGACTCCGACTGGGACCGGGCCCGCGCCGAACTGGCCGCGCTGCCCGGCTTCGGCCCCTGGACCGTCGAGGTCATCGCGATGCGCGCCCTCGGCGACCCGGACGCCTTCCTCCCGACCGACCTCGGCATCCGCAGGTCCGCCCAGCAGCTGGGCCTGCCTTCCACCCCGGCCGCCCTCACCGCCCGCGCGGCCGGCTGGCGCCCCTGGCGGGCGTACGCCGTCCAGTACCTCTGGACCGTGGACGACCACCCCATCAACCACCTCCCGGACGCGGAAGGAAGTGCCCCGTGA
- a CDS encoding methylated-DNA--[protein]-cysteine S-methyltransferase, which yields MTRQHTVTDSPYGPLTLVATDGVLAGLYMTGQRHRPSEATFGAPDPRPFAEAIRQLDAYFAGELRDFDLPLHLDGTPFQRSVWEQLRLIPYGETRSYGELAENLGKPGASRAVGLANGKNPVGIIVPCHRVIGASGGLTGYGGGLDRKQRLLAFENGKEASTPALF from the coding sequence GTGACCCGGCAGCACACCGTCACCGACAGCCCCTACGGCCCGCTGACCCTCGTCGCCACCGACGGCGTCCTCGCCGGGCTCTACATGACCGGCCAGCGCCACCGGCCCTCCGAGGCGACCTTCGGCGCACCCGATCCCCGCCCCTTCGCCGAGGCGATCCGCCAGCTCGACGCCTACTTCGCCGGCGAACTGCGCGACTTCGACCTGCCGTTGCACCTGGACGGCACCCCGTTCCAGCGCAGCGTCTGGGAGCAGCTGCGCCTCATCCCGTACGGCGAGACCCGCTCGTACGGCGAACTCGCCGAGAACCTGGGCAAGCCAGGGGCCTCCCGGGCGGTGGGTCTCGCCAACGGCAAGAACCCGGTCGGCATCATCGTGCCCTGCCACCGGGTGATCGGGGCCTCGGGCGGCCTCACGGGCTACGGCGGCGGCCTGGACCGCAAGCAGCGCCTGCTGGCGTTCGAGAACGGTAAGGAGGCGAGCACCCCGGCGCTGTTCTGA
- a CDS encoding TMEM165/GDT1 family protein has translation MHLDPLAIITAFGLIFLAELPDKTMFASLAMGTRMRPLYVWFGTSSAFIVHVAIAVGAGGLLGLLPDWIVKLVSASLFAFGAFMLLRGGGDDEDDETGPKTVTGFWPVYSTAFMAVFISEWGDLTQITTANLAASNGTWSTAIGSAAALMSVSALALLAGRFIAKRVPLKTVQRIGGLCMLGLAIWTVTEIFTG, from the coding sequence ATGCATCTCGACCCCCTGGCGATCATCACCGCTTTCGGGCTGATCTTCCTCGCCGAGCTCCCGGACAAGACGATGTTCGCGTCGCTCGCCATGGGCACGCGCATGCGCCCGCTCTACGTCTGGTTCGGCACCTCGTCCGCGTTCATCGTGCACGTCGCCATCGCGGTGGGGGCGGGCGGGCTGCTCGGTCTGCTGCCCGACTGGATCGTCAAGCTCGTCTCCGCCTCGCTCTTCGCGTTCGGCGCGTTCATGCTCCTGCGCGGGGGTGGGGACGACGAGGACGACGAGACGGGCCCGAAGACGGTGACCGGGTTCTGGCCGGTGTACTCGACGGCGTTCATGGCGGTGTTCATCAGCGAGTGGGGCGACCTCACGCAGATCACGACCGCCAACCTGGCGGCGAGCAACGGCACCTGGTCGACTGCGATCGGCTCCGCCGCCGCCCTGATGTCCGTGTCGGCGCTGGCGCTGCTGGCGGGCCGGTTCATCGCGAAGCGCGTACCGCTGAAGACCGTGCAGCGGATCGGCGGGCTGTGCATGCTGGGCCTGGCGATCTGGACGGTGACGGAGATCTTCACCGGCTGA
- a CDS encoding class I SAM-dependent DNA methyltransferase, translated as MTLRATRASYDTVAADYAALLADELAAKHLDRAMLGAFAAYVRGEGGGPVADLGCGPGRVTAYLRDLGLDASGTDLSPGMVAEARRRYPDLRFEVGTMSALDLPDGSLGGAVAWYSLVHTPPRELGPYVAEFLRVLAPGGHLLLAFKAGDDEGVRLEHAYGHPVDLDVYRFAPDRVAGLLERAGFEVRSRLVRAADPEERTPQAFLIARRPVA; from the coding sequence ATGACTCTCCGCGCCACCCGGGCCTCGTACGACACCGTCGCCGCCGACTACGCCGCGCTCCTGGCGGACGAGCTGGCCGCGAAGCACCTGGACCGGGCGATGCTCGGCGCCTTCGCCGCGTACGTGCGCGGGGAGGGCGGCGGACCGGTCGCCGATCTGGGCTGCGGGCCCGGGCGGGTCACCGCGTACCTGCGGGACCTCGGCCTCGACGCCTCCGGCACGGACCTCTCCCCCGGCATGGTCGCCGAGGCCCGGCGGCGCTACCCGGACCTGCGGTTCGAGGTGGGGACGATGAGCGCGCTGGACCTGCCCGACGGCTCGCTGGGCGGGGCCGTCGCCTGGTACTCGCTCGTCCATACGCCGCCGCGGGAGCTGGGGCCGTACGTGGCCGAGTTCCTCCGGGTCCTGGCCCCCGGCGGCCATCTGCTCCTCGCGTTCAAGGCGGGCGACGACGAGGGCGTACGGCTCGAGCACGCGTACGGGCACCCCGTGGACCTGGACGTCTACCGTTTCGCCCCGGACCGGGTGGCCGGGCTGCTGGAGCGGGCCGGGTTCGAGGTGCGGTCGCGCCTCGTGCGGGCGGCGGATCCGGAGGAGCGCACTCCGCAGGCGTTCCTGATCGCGCGGCGGCCGGTCGCGTGA
- a CDS encoding NUDIX hydrolase, translating into MTTTDYAMYIAGLPKVLVGAACVFRDARGRVLLVEPNYREGWTLPGGTVESADGESPRQGARRESLEEIGLDIEPGRLLAVDWARGSDRPPIVAYVYDGGVLDEERLKAIRLQESELLSWKLVEPSEIDRHLKGARARRMHAALKALESGAGAVELEDGRPVG; encoded by the coding sequence GTGACCACTACTGACTACGCCATGTATATCGCCGGTCTTCCCAAGGTCCTCGTCGGTGCCGCCTGTGTCTTCCGGGACGCGCGCGGCCGGGTGCTGCTGGTGGAGCCGAACTACCGGGAGGGGTGGACGCTGCCCGGCGGGACGGTCGAGTCGGCCGACGGGGAGAGTCCGCGCCAGGGTGCGCGCCGTGAGTCGCTGGAGGAGATCGGGCTGGACATCGAGCCGGGGCGGCTCCTCGCCGTGGACTGGGCGCGCGGCAGCGACCGGCCGCCGATCGTGGCGTACGTGTACGACGGCGGGGTCCTGGACGAGGAGCGGCTGAAGGCGATCCGGCTCCAGGAGTCGGAGCTGCTGTCCTGGAAGCTGGTCGAGCCGTCGGAGATCGACCGGCATCTGAAGGGTGCGCGCGCCCGGCGGATGCACGCGGCGCTGAAGGCGCTGGAGTCCGGCGCGGGCGCCGTGGAGCTGGAGGACGGCCGCCCGGTCGGCTGA
- a CDS encoding glycerate kinase: MVTDGAVTARVLVAADKFKGSLTAVQVAERVTAGLRRVVPDVRVETLPVADGGDGTVAAAVAAGFERREARVTGPLGDPVTAAYAVRGTTAVVEMAEASGLQHLPDGVFAPLTATTYGSGELLLAAVDAGARTLVFGVGGSATTDGGAGMLAALGARFLDADGKPVGPGGGGLADLAEADLSGLDPRFVGIDLILASDVDNPLTGPKGAPEVYGRQKGATEADIATLDAALAHYASILGPAQADLPGAGAAGGIGYGALVALGARFRPGIEVMLDVLGFAPALDRATFVITGEGSLDAQTLHGKAPAGVAAAARAAGVEVVAVCGRLALAPEALEGAGIRRAYALLDLEPDPAVCMAEAGPLLERAAESIARDFLV, encoded by the coding sequence ATGGTGACGGACGGAGCAGTGACCGCACGCGTGCTCGTCGCGGCGGACAAGTTCAAGGGCTCGCTCACGGCCGTGCAGGTCGCGGAGCGGGTGACGGCCGGTCTGCGGCGCGTCGTCCCGGATGTACGGGTGGAGACCCTGCCGGTCGCCGACGGCGGCGACGGCACGGTGGCGGCGGCGGTGGCCGCCGGCTTCGAGCGCCGCGAGGCGCGGGTGACCGGGCCGCTGGGCGACCCCGTCACCGCCGCGTACGCGGTGCGGGGGACCACCGCGGTGGTCGAGATGGCCGAGGCGTCCGGCCTCCAGCACCTGCCCGACGGAGTCTTCGCGCCCCTCACCGCCACCACGTACGGCTCGGGGGAGCTGCTGCTCGCCGCGGTCGACGCGGGGGCCCGGACCCTCGTGTTCGGCGTCGGCGGCAGCGCGACCACGGACGGCGGCGCGGGCATGCTCGCCGCGCTCGGCGCACGCTTCCTCGACGCGGACGGCAAGCCGGTCGGGCCGGGCGGCGGCGGTCTCGCCGACCTCGCCGAGGCGGACCTGTCCGGGCTCGACCCCCGGTTCGTCGGCATCGACCTGATCCTCGCCAGCGACGTCGACAACCCGCTGACCGGCCCGAAGGGCGCGCCGGAGGTCTACGGCCGCCAGAAGGGCGCGACCGAGGCGGACATCGCGACCCTCGACGCGGCGCTCGCGCACTACGCGTCGATCCTCGGCCCCGCACAGGCCGACCTCCCCGGCGCCGGGGCGGCCGGCGGCATCGGCTACGGCGCGCTCGTCGCCCTCGGCGCGCGCTTCCGCCCCGGGATCGAGGTCATGCTCGACGTCCTGGGCTTCGCGCCCGCGCTCGACCGCGCGACCTTCGTCATCACCGGCGAGGGCTCCCTCGACGCCCAGACCCTCCACGGCAAGGCCCCGGCGGGCGTCGCGGCTGCGGCGCGGGCCGCCGGGGTGGAGGTCGTCGCGGTCTGCGGCCGCCTCGCGCTTGCGCCGGAGGCGCTGGAGGGTGCGGGGATCCGGCGGGCGTATGCGCTGCTGGACCTGGAGCCGGATCCTGCGGTGTGCATGGCGGAGGCGGGGCCGTTGCTTGAGCGCGCGGCGGAGTCGATCGCGCGCGACTTTCTGGTCTGA
- a CDS encoding ABC transporter ATP-binding protein yields the protein MPTLEIRALTATYGPVRPLRGIDLDVPTGTITAVLGGNGAGKTTLLRAISRTLRFHGGAATGTVRFDGRPLERLRPDRIVAAGIVHVPEGRQVFARMTVADNLRAGALGADGGRRAAARARDHVHELFPVLARRAHQSAGLLSGGEQQMLAMGRALMARPRLLLLDEPSLGLAPLMAQRIADTVREINASGTSVLLVEQNASIALRLATTAYVLEVGEVTLHGPAAELAASDEVRRRYLGVVDEAAAADADRAAGTPVRTLSRWSA from the coding sequence ATGCCCACGCTGGAGATCCGCGCACTCACCGCCACCTACGGCCCCGTACGCCCCCTGCGCGGCATCGACCTCGACGTCCCGACGGGCACGATCACCGCCGTGCTCGGCGGCAACGGCGCCGGCAAGACCACCCTGCTGCGCGCGATATCGCGGACCCTCCGCTTCCACGGCGGCGCCGCCACCGGCACGGTCCGGTTCGACGGGCGCCCCCTGGAGCGGCTGCGGCCGGACCGGATCGTCGCCGCCGGGATCGTCCACGTCCCCGAGGGCCGCCAGGTGTTCGCCCGTATGACGGTGGCGGACAACCTCCGCGCCGGAGCACTCGGCGCGGACGGCGGACGCAGGGCCGCGGCCCGGGCACGGGACCACGTGCACGAACTGTTCCCCGTACTCGCCCGCCGCGCCCACCAGAGCGCCGGGCTGCTGTCCGGCGGCGAGCAGCAGATGCTGGCCATGGGCCGCGCCCTGATGGCCCGCCCCCGGCTGCTCCTCCTGGACGAACCCTCGCTCGGCCTCGCCCCGTTGATGGCGCAGCGCATCGCCGACACGGTGCGCGAGATCAACGCCTCCGGCACGTCCGTCCTGCTCGTGGAGCAGAACGCCTCGATCGCCCTGCGCCTCGCCACCACGGCCTACGTCCTGGAGGTCGGCGAGGTCACCCTGCACGGGCCCGCCGCCGAACTGGCCGCATCCGACGAGGTGCGCCGCCGCTATCTGGGCGTCGTGGACGAGGCGGCCGCCGCCGACGCGGACCGGGCGGCGGGCACCCCCGTACGCACCCTGAGCAGGTGGTCCGCGTGA
- a CDS encoding ABC transporter ATP-binding protein produces MVRVTAPAQLTVRDVTVRFAGLTALDGVSFTVEPGSVHAVIGPNGAGKSTTFNVLSGVCRAASGSVRLGGTELTGLAPHRIAALGVARTFQNLALPPYATVADTLMLGRHRLTRAGFLAAGLRLPSAAREARAHRERVREIAEFIGLEAELERPASALPYGQQKLVELGRALCMEPQVLLLDEPVAGMTADERQRTAAVVAGVRDGLGISIVLVEHDMGVVMRLADAVTVLDFGRRIADGTPAEVQNDPAVVQAYLGAPQ; encoded by the coding sequence GTGGTCCGCGTGACCGCCCCCGCGCAGCTCACCGTCCGGGACGTCACCGTCCGCTTCGCCGGGCTCACCGCCCTCGACGGCGTCTCGTTCACCGTCGAGCCGGGCAGCGTGCACGCCGTCATCGGCCCCAACGGGGCAGGAAAGTCGACCACGTTCAACGTGCTGTCCGGGGTCTGCCGGGCGGCCTCCGGCAGCGTCCGGCTCGGCGGGACCGAGCTGACCGGGCTCGCCCCGCACCGGATCGCCGCGCTCGGGGTCGCCCGCACCTTCCAGAACCTCGCGCTGCCCCCGTACGCCACCGTCGCCGACACCCTGATGCTCGGCCGCCACCGGCTCACCCGGGCCGGATTCCTGGCCGCAGGGCTGCGCCTGCCGTCGGCCGCCCGGGAGGCCCGCGCGCATCGCGAACGGGTCCGCGAGATCGCGGAATTCATCGGCCTGGAAGCGGAGTTGGAACGGCCCGCGAGCGCACTGCCGTACGGGCAGCAGAAGCTGGTCGAGCTGGGCCGGGCGCTGTGCATGGAGCCCCAGGTGCTCCTGCTGGACGAACCCGTCGCCGGGATGACCGCCGACGAGCGGCAGCGTACGGCCGCGGTCGTGGCCGGGGTCCGCGACGGCCTCGGCATCTCGATCGTGCTGGTCGAGCACGACATGGGGGTGGTGATGCGGCTCGCGGACGCCGTGACCGTACTCGACTTCGGCCGCCGGATCGCCGACGGAACGCCCGCCGAGGTCCAGAACGATCCCGCCGTCGTCCAGGCCTATCTGGGAGCACCGCAATGA